A single Blastopirellula retiformator DNA region contains:
- the ppk2 gene encoding polyphosphate kinase 2 — protein MTDPHQQPEIDLERIQGELLDSLDEEFEAELEDALEEERREFSDDGSRIPRKVYFRELLRLQRELIKLQDWVVAHNVKVAILFEGRDAAGKGGVIKRIAQRLNPRVCRVVALPAPSEREQSQWYFQRFVPHLPAGGEIVLFDRSWYNRAGVERVMGFCSDHQYEEFFRSAPEFERMLVRSGIYLIKYWFSISDEEQQFRFQCRIDDPLKQWKLSPMDLESRRRWEQYTVAKERMLEETSIEEAPWWIVEANDKKRARLNCIHHLLELLPYREIPKDPVTLPSRHHSDDYVRKPPPPDAVVPKIY, from the coding sequence ATGACCGATCCACACCAACAACCCGAGATCGACCTGGAGCGTATCCAAGGCGAACTGCTCGATTCGCTGGACGAAGAGTTCGAGGCCGAGCTGGAAGATGCGCTCGAGGAAGAGCGACGCGAATTTAGCGACGATGGCTCGCGTATTCCGCGTAAAGTCTACTTTCGCGAACTGCTGCGACTGCAGCGTGAGTTGATCAAGCTGCAAGACTGGGTCGTCGCCCACAACGTCAAAGTGGCGATTCTGTTTGAAGGCCGAGACGCGGCGGGAAAGGGGGGCGTGATCAAGCGGATCGCCCAACGCCTGAATCCTCGCGTCTGTCGCGTCGTCGCCTTGCCGGCGCCGAGCGAGCGGGAACAGTCGCAATGGTATTTCCAGCGGTTTGTTCCTCACCTGCCCGCCGGGGGCGAAATCGTGTTGTTCGATCGCAGTTGGTACAACCGGGCTGGCGTCGAACGAGTGATGGGTTTCTGCTCGGACCATCAGTACGAAGAATTCTTTCGCTCGGCGCCCGAGTTTGAGCGGATGCTGGTGCGCTCGGGCATATACCTGATCAAGTACTGGTTTTCGATCTCCGACGAAGAGCAGCAGTTCCGCTTTCAATGTCGGATCGACGATCCGCTGAAACAATGGAAGCTAAGCCCGATGGACCTGGAGTCGCGGCGCCGCTGGGAACAATACACCGTCGCGAAAGAGCGGATGCTGGAAGAGACCAGCATCGAAGAGGCGCCCTGGTGGATTGTCGAAGCGAACGACAAGAAACGGGCCCGCCTGAACTGCATTCACCACCTGTTAGAACTGCTTCCGTATCGCGAAATCCCCAAAGATCCGGTGACTCTGCCATCGCGGCACCACAGTGACGACTATGTCCGCAAACCGCCACCGCCGGATGCAGTTGTCCCCAAAATCTATTAA
- a CDS encoding DUF1559 domain-containing protein, which translates to MTPDVRSRQRVGFTLVELLVVIAIIGVLIALLLPAVQQAREAARRMSCTNNMKQLGLGLHNYHDTYGRLPITQETVTETSGQKRALASWSRAILPFIEQGNISDAWDDDVNYGIAPNAQLNQTPISAYKCPTSPAEEVGTWKVTGDYDNDLAADEDYLAGVAEYSASSHLYDGTNYTTGMMDYKGEVSKRFRDVTDGLTNSIMLGEACGGPDKFYADKVKTGSLHKDRFHHWAGQNRISFRRFSVDGVTRFGGNCLVNCSGEGSNLFSWHPGGANVTLGDASVRFIPETIDVTTLERLVAIQDGEVVGEF; encoded by the coding sequence ATGACTCCTGATGTCCGCTCCCGCCAGCGCGTTGGCTTTACTCTGGTTGAACTGTTGGTTGTGATCGCAATCATTGGCGTGTTGATCGCGCTGCTGTTGCCGGCCGTGCAACAAGCCCGCGAGGCGGCGCGGCGGATGAGTTGCACCAACAACATGAAACAGCTTGGCTTGGGTCTGCACAATTATCACGATACGTACGGACGATTGCCCATCACGCAGGAGACTGTCACGGAGACGAGCGGCCAGAAACGCGCCTTGGCCAGTTGGTCGCGAGCCATCCTGCCATTTATCGAACAAGGGAACATCAGCGACGCCTGGGACGACGACGTCAATTACGGAATTGCGCCCAACGCCCAGTTGAACCAAACGCCGATCTCCGCCTACAAGTGTCCGACTTCGCCCGCCGAAGAAGTCGGCACGTGGAAAGTGACCGGCGACTATGACAACGATCTGGCCGCTGACGAGGATTATCTCGCAGGCGTCGCCGAGTATTCGGCCTCGTCCCATCTGTACGACGGGACTAACTACACGACCGGCATGATGGACTACAAGGGAGAGGTGTCGAAACGCTTCCGCGACGTTACTGATGGGCTGACCAATTCGATCATGCTGGGCGAAGCTTGCGGCGGCCCCGATAAGTTTTATGCCGACAAGGTGAAAACCGGATCGCTGCACAAGGATCGCTTTCATCATTGGGCCGGGCAAAATCGGATCTCGTTTCGTCGCTTCTCAGTCGATGGAGTCACCCGCTTTGGCGGCAACTGCCTGGTCAATTGCAGCGGAGAAGGCTCGAACCTGTTCAGTTGGCATCCTGGCGGGGCGAACGTAACGCTGGGAGACGCCTCGGTCCGGTTTATCCCTGAAACGATCGACGTCACGACGCTGGAACGACTGGTCGCGATCCAAGATGGCGAAGTGGTGGGCGAGTTTTAA